From Deferrisoma camini S3R1, the proteins below share one genomic window:
- the ppdK gene encoding pyruvate, phosphate dikinase has translation MAKYVYTFGAARAEGRAGMKDLLGGKGANLAEMCHLGIPVPAGFTITTEVCTYYYEHGGTYPQGLREDVEKALAFMAEVMEARFGDPDNPLLVSVRSGARQSMPGMMETVLNVGLCSSTIPGMVRRTGNERFVYDSYRRLIMMYADVVMEKAAGIEPAEGEAIRVQLEHLMDARKKEKGVTADTDLTADDLKALCDAFRRRVEEVLGKPFPDDPMDQLWGAIGAVFQSWNGKRAVQYRRIEGIPDEWGTAVNVQAMVFGNMGERSATGVGFTRNPATGENSFYGEWLPNAQGEDVVAGIRTPYAINEASKNDANRHLPTLEEAMPEAYQELLEVRNRLERHYRDMQDIEFTVQEGRVWLLQTRTGKRNGPAAVRMAVDMVDEGLIDKAEAVIRVKPNQLDELLHPMVDPAAERSARPLARGLPAGPGGATGRIVLTPERAEERAAAGETVILVRIETSPEDVHGMHVAEAIVTAKGGMTSHAALVARGWGKTCVVGCGALEIDVAAGTVTVGDTVLREGDVITVNGTKGVLYAGELPLIVLDPERHEHLARFLGFCDELRRLGVRTNADRPEDAAQARRFGAEGIGLCRTEHMFFGGERIRAMREMILAETPEERARALEKLLPYQKEDFKGIFRAMEGLPVTVRLLDPPLHEFVPHEDAQIRELAETMGKDPEAVRTRVAQLREMNPMLGHRGCRLGISYPEITRMQARAVLEAAAELRKEGVDARPEIMVPLVGHVAELQDQKRLILEVAEEVKRATGVDDLPFLVGTMVEVPRAALTAGEIASEAEFFSFGTNDLTQMTCGFSRDDAGSFLPVYVERGIYPKDPFQSIDQEGVGQLVALGTERGRAARPDLKVGVCGEHGGDPDSIAFFHRVGLDYVSCSPFRVPIARLAAAQAAVSETA, from the coding sequence ATGGCCAAGTACGTGTACACGTTCGGGGCGGCTCGGGCCGAGGGCCGGGCCGGCATGAAGGACCTGTTGGGCGGCAAGGGCGCCAACCTGGCGGAGATGTGCCATCTGGGCATCCCGGTTCCGGCGGGGTTCACCATCACGACCGAGGTGTGCACCTACTACTATGAACACGGGGGCACGTATCCCCAGGGCCTGCGGGAGGACGTGGAGAAGGCCCTGGCGTTCATGGCCGAGGTGATGGAGGCCCGGTTCGGCGACCCGGACAACCCGCTCCTGGTCAGCGTGCGCAGCGGCGCCCGCCAGTCCATGCCGGGCATGATGGAGACCGTGCTCAACGTGGGTCTGTGCTCCTCCACGATCCCGGGCATGGTGCGCCGGACCGGCAACGAGCGGTTCGTGTACGACTCGTACCGCCGGCTCATCATGATGTACGCCGACGTGGTCATGGAGAAAGCCGCGGGGATCGAGCCGGCCGAGGGCGAGGCGATCCGGGTGCAGCTCGAGCACCTCATGGACGCCCGCAAGAAGGAGAAGGGGGTCACCGCCGACACCGACCTCACGGCCGACGACCTCAAGGCTTTGTGCGACGCCTTCCGCCGCCGGGTGGAGGAGGTGCTGGGCAAGCCGTTCCCCGACGACCCCATGGACCAGCTGTGGGGGGCGATCGGGGCGGTGTTCCAGAGCTGGAACGGCAAGCGTGCGGTCCAGTACCGGCGCATCGAGGGCATCCCGGACGAGTGGGGCACGGCCGTGAACGTGCAGGCCATGGTGTTCGGGAACATGGGCGAGCGCAGCGCCACCGGCGTGGGGTTCACCCGGAACCCGGCCACCGGCGAGAACTCCTTCTACGGCGAGTGGCTCCCCAACGCCCAGGGCGAGGACGTGGTGGCGGGCATCCGCACCCCGTACGCCATCAACGAGGCGAGCAAGAACGACGCGAACCGCCACCTGCCCACCCTCGAGGAGGCCATGCCCGAGGCCTACCAGGAGCTCCTGGAGGTCCGGAACCGGCTGGAGCGCCACTACCGCGACATGCAGGACATCGAGTTCACCGTGCAGGAGGGCCGGGTGTGGCTGCTGCAGACCCGCACGGGCAAGCGCAACGGCCCGGCCGCGGTGCGCATGGCCGTGGACATGGTGGACGAGGGCCTGATCGACAAGGCCGAGGCCGTCATACGGGTGAAGCCCAACCAGCTCGACGAGCTGCTCCACCCCATGGTGGACCCGGCGGCCGAGAGGTCGGCCCGGCCCCTGGCCCGGGGGCTGCCGGCCGGGCCGGGCGGGGCCACCGGCCGCATCGTGCTGACCCCGGAACGGGCCGAGGAGCGGGCGGCGGCCGGTGAGACCGTGATCCTGGTGCGGATCGAGACGAGCCCCGAGGACGTGCACGGCATGCACGTGGCCGAGGCCATCGTCACGGCCAAGGGCGGCATGACCTCCCACGCCGCCCTGGTGGCGCGGGGGTGGGGAAAGACCTGCGTCGTGGGGTGCGGCGCCCTCGAGATCGACGTGGCGGCCGGCACCGTGACCGTGGGCGACACCGTGCTGCGCGAGGGCGACGTGATCACGGTGAACGGCACCAAGGGGGTGCTCTACGCCGGGGAGCTGCCGCTGATCGTGCTGGACCCCGAGCGCCACGAGCACCTGGCCCGGTTCCTGGGGTTCTGCGACGAGCTGCGGCGGCTGGGGGTGCGCACCAACGCCGACCGGCCCGAGGACGCGGCCCAGGCCCGCCGGTTCGGGGCGGAGGGCATCGGGCTGTGCCGCACCGAGCACATGTTCTTCGGGGGGGAGCGCATCCGGGCCATGCGCGAGATGATCCTGGCCGAGACCCCGGAGGAGCGGGCCCGGGCCCTGGAGAAGCTGCTCCCGTACCAGAAGGAGGACTTCAAGGGGATCTTCCGGGCCATGGAGGGCCTGCCCGTGACCGTGCGGCTGCTGGACCCCCCGCTCCACGAGTTCGTGCCCCACGAGGACGCCCAGATCCGGGAGCTGGCCGAGACCATGGGCAAGGACCCCGAGGCCGTGCGCACCCGGGTGGCGCAGCTCAGGGAGATGAACCCCATGCTGGGCCACCGGGGGTGCCGCCTGGGGATCAGCTACCCCGAGATCACCCGGATGCAGGCCCGGGCCGTGCTGGAGGCCGCGGCCGAGCTGCGCAAGGAGGGCGTGGACGCCCGGCCCGAGATCATGGTGCCGCTGGTGGGGCACGTGGCCGAGCTGCAGGACCAGAAACGGCTCATCCTGGAGGTGGCCGAGGAGGTGAAGCGGGCCACCGGCGTGGACGATCTTCCGTTCCTGGTGGGCACCATGGTGGAGGTGCCCCGGGCTGCCCTGACCGCCGGCGAGATCGCGTCCGAGGCCGAGTTCTTCAGCTTCGGCACCAACGACCTGACCCAGATGACCTGCGGGTTCAGCCGGGACGACGCGGGGTCGTTCCTTCCCGTGTACGTGGAGAGGGGGATCTACCCCAAGGACCCCTTCCAGAGCATCGACCAGGAGGGGGTGGGGCAGCTCGTGGCCCTGGGCACCGAGCGGGGCCGGGCGGCGCGGCCCGACCTCAAGGTGGGGGTGTGCGGCGAGCACGGGGGCGACCCCGACTCCATCGCGTTCTTCCACCGGGTCGGCCTGGACTACGTGTCGTGCAGCCCGTTCCGGGTGCCGATCGCCCGGCTGGCCGCGGCCCAGGCGGCGGTGTCGGAGACGGCGTGA
- a CDS encoding cytochrome c3 family protein translates to MNPRGLCAAVVAAALAWAAAAGATPGGVAHVTLASGLAQSRSRTCGTCHNPEFSLWIRHPHSHFLIDPDRDPRLVKARWGKRVEGWAEHVEGRFERDQVALAYGIIQIQVYFRRDPDGYRLLPAQWNLARRRWEPLPASLEAVLRKGLTWEDGCAGCHTTGYDPTTRTFPEANAGCSACHGDGQAHADSGGREPILRPTTLTPLTRAALCGACHSRGRSLDGKHPYPVGFRPGDRLEARFELIRPDPERTTSHFWRGGAERLPFMEYQGFVESRHAGVGLSCTTCHLPHGSEYPHSLRRRSEEICSGCHEESELALVPAHQRHPEDEAGCIDCHMAVTNPDRGAYRVRTHSLRVWVAEDPEGGRVYSACTSVCHTDRDGTWARKRMEVWRVR, encoded by the coding sequence GTGAACCCCAGGGGGCTGTGCGCGGCGGTCGTTGCCGCGGCCCTGGCCTGGGCCGCGGCCGCCGGGGCCACGCCGGGTGGGGTGGCCCACGTGACCCTGGCCTCGGGCCTGGCCCAGAGCCGGTCGCGCACCTGCGGAACCTGCCACAACCCCGAGTTCTCCCTGTGGATCCGCCACCCCCACAGCCACTTCCTCATCGACCCGGACCGGGACCCGAGGCTGGTCAAGGCCCGGTGGGGCAAGCGGGTCGAGGGGTGGGCGGAGCACGTGGAGGGCCGGTTCGAGCGCGACCAGGTGGCCCTGGCCTACGGCATCATCCAGATCCAGGTGTACTTCCGGCGGGACCCGGACGGGTACCGGCTCCTCCCGGCCCAGTGGAACCTGGCCCGACGTCGGTGGGAGCCCCTGCCGGCCAGCCTCGAGGCGGTGCTCCGCAAGGGCCTCACCTGGGAGGACGGGTGCGCCGGGTGCCACACCACGGGGTATGACCCGACCACCCGCACGTTTCCCGAGGCGAACGCCGGATGCTCGGCCTGCCACGGCGACGGCCAGGCCCACGCCGACTCCGGGGGGCGGGAGCCGATCCTCCGTCCCACCACCCTCACCCCCCTGACCCGGGCCGCCCTGTGCGGGGCGTGCCACAGCCGGGGCCGGAGCCTCGACGGCAAGCACCCCTATCCCGTGGGGTTCCGGCCGGGGGACCGGCTCGAGGCCCGGTTCGAGCTCATCCGGCCCGACCCCGAGCGGACCACCTCCCATTTCTGGCGGGGGGGTGCCGAGCGGCTCCCGTTCATGGAGTACCAGGGGTTCGTGGAGAGCCGGCACGCCGGAGTGGGGCTGTCGTGCACCACCTGCCACCTTCCCCACGGGTCCGAATACCCCCACAGCCTGCGGCGCCGCAGCGAGGAGATCTGCTCGGGGTGCCACGAGGAGTCCGAGCTGGCCCTGGTGCCCGCCCACCAGCGCCACCCCGAGGACGAGGCCGGGTGTATCGACTGCCACATGGCGGTCACCAACCCGGACCGGGGGGCCTACCGGGTGCGGACCCACTCGCTTCGGGTGTGGGTGGCGGAGGATCCGGAGGGTGGTAGGGTGTACTCGGCATGCACCAGCGTGTGCCACACGGACCGGGACGGAACGTGGGCACGAAAGCGGATGGAGGTCTGGAGGGTCCGATGA
- a CDS encoding response regulator has product MSRAGGATILVVDDDPAVLPLLEAALDEEAVSFRGAADGAEALALLDRGLEPDLVVLDWVMPGMDGLGFLARFRDRPGAERVPVLLLTGRGDADHVAEGLEAGANDYLVKPFDLMELRARLRAALRLRRVFRELDEARAAQLERERLRVVLETAGAVAHALNQPLTAVGLKTETLLERLGPDSPWWDDLEFVHRGIRRIAQAVAKIRRLAVYRTARYLEGLDIVDLGEDEGEGE; this is encoded by the coding sequence ATGAGCCGAGCGGGGGGCGCAACGATCTTGGTGGTGGACGACGACCCGGCCGTGTTACCCCTGCTCGAGGCGGCCCTGGACGAGGAGGCCGTCTCGTTCCGCGGGGCGGCGGACGGGGCCGAGGCCCTGGCACTGCTGGACCGGGGCCTGGAACCGGACCTGGTCGTGCTCGACTGGGTGATGCCGGGCATGGACGGGCTGGGGTTCCTGGCCCGGTTTCGGGACCGGCCGGGGGCCGAGAGGGTGCCGGTGCTCCTGCTCACCGGCCGCGGGGACGCGGACCACGTGGCCGAGGGGCTCGAAGCCGGGGCGAACGACTACCTGGTGAAGCCCTTCGATCTCATGGAGCTGAGGGCGCGGCTGCGGGCCGCCCTGCGCCTGCGGCGGGTGTTCCGGGAGCTCGATGAGGCCCGGGCGGCTCAGCTCGAGCGGGAACGGCTGCGGGTGGTGCTGGAGACGGCCGGGGCCGTGGCCCACGCCCTCAATCAGCCGCTGACCGCGGTGGGCCTGAAGACGGAGACCCTGCTGGAGCGGCTCGGGCCCGACAGCCCCTGGTGGGACGACCTGGAGTTCGTCCACCGGGGGATCCGCCGGATCGCCCAGGCCGTGGCGAAGATCCGCCGTTTGGCGGTGTACCGCACGGCCCGGTACCTGGAGGGGCTCGACATCGTCGACTTGGGGGAGGACGAGGGAGAAGGGGAGTGA